Proteins from one Desulfocurvus vexinensis DSM 17965 genomic window:
- a CDS encoding ABC transporter ATP-binding protein produces the protein MKVEPANTAHLLEVRNLVKHFDISGGLLEQLTLDGGRVTRRRTVVRAVNDVSLAILPGETLSVVGESGCGKSTLARAVMGLYPPTSGEVRYEGARIDQLDSRAMMPYRRKMQMVFQDPYASLNPRMTVRQILEEPLRFHHPGQTDAAVRDKVAEVMRQVGVRPGWADNYPHEFSGGQRQRISIARALMVDPAFIVADEPIAALDVSIQAQILNLLMDAQDQRGLTYLFISHDLSVVRHISTRVAVMYLGCLCELAPTDPLFDAPLHPYTQALLSAIPRLGGTASGHIRLTGDVPTPINLPPGCVFHGRCRHADPRCREEVPALREPAPGRFVACHAVEEGRI, from the coding sequence GTGAAAGTGGAACCCGCAAACACCGCACACCTGCTCGAGGTCCGCAACCTCGTCAAGCATTTCGACATCTCCGGCGGGCTGCTCGAACAGCTGACCCTGGACGGCGGCCGCGTGACCCGCAGGCGGACCGTGGTGCGCGCCGTCAACGATGTGTCCCTGGCCATCCTGCCCGGCGAGACGCTCTCGGTGGTCGGCGAGTCGGGCTGCGGCAAGTCCACCCTGGCCCGGGCCGTCATGGGCCTGTATCCGCCGACCTCCGGCGAGGTGCGCTACGAGGGCGCGCGCATCGACCAGCTGGATTCCCGGGCCATGATGCCCTACCGGCGCAAGATGCAGATGGTCTTTCAGGACCCCTACGCCTCCCTCAACCCGCGCATGACCGTGCGCCAGATCCTGGAGGAGCCGCTGCGCTTCCACCACCCCGGCCAGACCGACGCCGCCGTGCGCGACAAGGTGGCCGAGGTCATGCGCCAGGTGGGCGTGCGTCCCGGCTGGGCCGACAACTACCCCCACGAATTCTCCGGCGGCCAGCGCCAGCGCATCTCCATCGCCCGCGCCCTGATGGTCGATCCGGCCTTCATCGTGGCCGACGAGCCCATCGCCGCCCTGGACGTGTCCATCCAGGCCCAGATCCTGAACCTGCTCATGGACGCCCAGGACCAGCGCGGCCTGACCTACCTGTTCATCAGCCACGACCTGTCGGTGGTGCGCCACATCTCCACCCGCGTGGCGGTGATGTACCTGGGCTGCCTGTGCGAGCTGGCGCCCACGGACCCGCTCTTCGACGCGCCCCTGCACCCGTACACCCAGGCCCTGCTTTCGGCCATCCCCCGGCTCGGGGGCACGGCCAGCGGGCATATCCGGCTCACCGGCGACGTGCCCACGCCCATCAACCTGCCCCCCGGGTGCGTGTTCCATGGCCGTTGCCGCCATGCGGACCCGCGCTGCCGCGAGGAGGTGCCCGCCCTGCGCGAGCCCGCCCCGGGCCGCTTCGTGGCCTGCCACGCCGTGGAGGAGGGGCGCATCTGA
- a CDS encoding GIY-YIG nuclease family protein translates to MDDTKLPWHVYLLTCADGTLYCGVTNDLTRRLAEHNAGTGAKYTRSRLPVALTASAPFADRSAAQAAEAVVKARPRASKVDYLLALAAAPRFGQPDPAQAAPEKKPRSARAPRGKAPDAPQAGGRTAKPEAAAEAQAPGAPQPGAAAAPKPKAGGRKAAPKTPAAQPTATPAPEAAAAKAPKGGARPREAMPEAQPAPRGKGRAAAPKAAPQAQAPASAPAPEGAAGPKTRGKGQQAAAPAPEARPAARAKTSAPAPASEAAAPAAKGKGGAKAASAPASGAPASAPRARGRAAASTSAPEGEAPAPRAKGRGATRGEAPAPAPKARAQGEAPAPRAKGGAAQGEAPAREPRPKAKQAPKARPAEAAPQAAPVVCLPPRDLLDRRLAPRRAVADVEPLRGKITKEDIGLLPLGAWCGEIVIVDTPRAAEAAARDMRAETVLGFDTESRPAFMKGRYYLPSLIQMATTETVYIYMLGRLAFPDSLMAIFEDPSIIKTGVAVRDDVKDLQRITPFAARGFIDLGVVALYHKLDTHGLRNLAAKFLGIRISKAARCTNWANPRLTPAQINYAATDAWISRELFLAMDREGLIDPARDYDNGNGVPEQAKDSKTRARVRRGGRSRRR, encoded by the coding sequence ATGGACGATACGAAACTGCCCTGGCATGTCTACCTGCTGACCTGCGCCGACGGAACGCTGTACTGCGGCGTGACCAACGATCTCACGCGCCGCCTGGCCGAGCACAACGCGGGCACCGGCGCCAAGTACACCCGCTCGCGCCTGCCCGTGGCCCTTACGGCCAGCGCACCCTTTGCCGACCGCTCGGCGGCCCAGGCCGCCGAGGCCGTGGTCAAGGCCCGCCCGCGCGCCAGCAAGGTGGACTACCTGCTGGCCCTGGCCGCCGCGCCGCGCTTCGGCCAGCCCGACCCGGCCCAGGCCGCGCCCGAAAAGAAGCCCCGCTCCGCCAGGGCCCCCAGGGGCAAGGCCCCCGACGCGCCACAGGCCGGGGGCCGGACGGCCAAACCCGAGGCCGCAGCCGAGGCGCAGGCGCCCGGCGCGCCGCAGCCCGGGGCCGCAGCCGCGCCAAAGCCCAAGGCCGGGGGCCGGAAGGCCGCCCCCAAGACGCCCGCAGCCCAGCCCACGGCCACCCCGGCGCCCGAGGCCGCAGCGGCCAAGGCCCCCAAGGGTGGCGCCCGGCCCCGCGAGGCCATGCCCGAGGCCCAGCCCGCGCCCCGGGGCAAGGGCCGCGCCGCCGCGCCCAAGGCTGCGCCCCAGGCCCAGGCGCCCGCCAGCGCCCCGGCGCCCGAGGGCGCCGCCGGGCCCAAAACCAGGGGCAAGGGCCAACAGGCCGCCGCCCCGGCCCCCGAGGCCCGGCCCGCCGCCCGGGCCAAAACGTCCGCTCCGGCCCCGGCCTCCGAGGCTGCCGCGCCCGCAGCCAAGGGCAAAGGCGGAGCCAAGGCCGCCAGCGCCCCGGCTTCCGGCGCGCCTGCCTCGGCGCCCCGGGCCAGAGGCCGGGCCGCCGCCAGCACCTCGGCGCCCGAAGGCGAGGCCCCGGCGCCCCGGGCCAAGGGCAGGGGAGCGACCAGGGGCGAAGCCCCGGCTCCGGCGCCCAAAGCCAGGGCCCAGGGCGAAGCCCCGGCCCCCCGGGCCAAGGGCGGCGCGGCCCAGGGCGAGGCCCCGGCCCGGGAGCCCCGGCCCAAGGCGAAGCAGGCCCCCAAGGCCCGGCCCGCCGAGGCAGCGCCCCAGGCCGCGCCCGTGGTCTGCCTGCCCCCGCGCGACCTGCTGGACCGCCGCCTGGCCCCGCGCCGCGCGGTGGCCGACGTGGAGCCCCTGCGCGGCAAGATCACCAAGGAAGACATCGGCCTGCTGCCCCTGGGCGCCTGGTGCGGCGAGATCGTCATCGTGGACACGCCGCGCGCCGCCGAGGCCGCCGCCCGCGACATGCGCGCCGAGACCGTGCTCGGCTTCGACACCGAAAGCCGCCCGGCCTTCATGAAGGGCCGCTACTACCTGCCCTCGCTGATCCAGATGGCCACCACCGAGACGGTGTACATCTACATGCTCGGGCGCCTGGCCTTCCCGGACAGCCTGATGGCCATTTTCGAGGACCCGAGCATCATCAAGACCGGCGTGGCCGTGCGCGACGACGTGAAGGACCTGCAACGCATCACGCCCTTCGCCGCCCGGGGCTTCATCGACCTGGGCGTGGTCGCCCTGTACCACAAGCTGGACACCCACGGCCTGCGCAACCTGGCGGCCAAGTTCCTGGGCATCCGCATCTCCAAGGCCGCGCGCTGCACCAACTGGGCCAACCCCCGGCTGACCCCGGCCCAGATCAACTACGCCGCCACCGACGCCTGGATCAGCCGCGAGCTGTTCCTGGCCATGGACCGCGAGGGGCTCATCGACCCCGCGCGCGACTACGACAACGGCAACGGCGTGCCCGAGCAGGCCAAGGACAGCAAGACCCGGGCCCGCG